The proteins below come from a single Aspergillus oryzae RIB40 DNA, chromosome 5 genomic window:
- a CDS encoding uncharacterized protein (predicted protein) → MAAVNRNMFDASVTTDRPRGASLMVLPLNLIASIISHLEDPGDLARLCRTCRVLNYMTLPQLYKSITLTSYDRIRYRGDQPEGMGSASPFSMGLNAIITRPYASLVRSLTLRGNWRESELEEHARIGRVTDSSMMLNIVVRAAIDKMKELESFSWELNTKMLETVYLGLAQQPKLTSLTIRFPSSRHPRPTIVIPPMPHLRRLEITDIDPLCYPDDISTLLWKSKKLQELNLHWSPRMREEQEPSVMVHDYFRKCISAKQPLRVKKIGLRNLYALHTEEFNLAFDQTIVEDVTILTNVKSDDCNFMNTFVDSTWPISPPHIIRIKSIRQDRFNRRHADFLGNFTGLERLYFVNATPNPNDMRSPKHLEYPAPTPPFVDHNHNNPGSAPAYTPDTTPSCSPGLQASIRDAYLNNIIINHAATLRHLLLPSYWPLSSNTIARIVHSSPQLEQLAFATEFSSMETLGLLLPFLRNLVAVRLLVPTGATSSPQTPRPPKASLGRLSSCPAEDVFASALSLADIVEADDDILIEKFSESLADPQVFSQLRFFGFGWKAFELLDYYTIPAVPPLERTVESQSQSPADLVGEEYIDSSPSLSNPAPRASTEDKPDSFVARQTKART, encoded by the exons ATGGCGGCTGTCAATCGGAATATGTTTGACGCCAGCGTTACAACAGATCGACCGCGCGGAGCGTCGTTGATGGTTCTACCGTTGAATTTGATCGCGTCCATTATCTCCCAC TTAGAAGATCCTGGCGACCTTGCTCGTCTATGCCGAACATGTCGAGTCCTCAACTACATGACGCTCCCGCAGCTCTACAAGAGCATTACCCTGACATCCTACGATAGGATCCGATACCGTGGGGATCAGCCGGAAGGGATGGGAAGCGCAAGCCCTTTCTCAATGGGCCTTAACGCCATTATCACCCGTCCTTACGCATCGCTGGTTCGGTCGCTGACGCTCCGGGGAAACTGGCGGGAGtcggagctggaagagcatgCGCGCATTGGTCGGGTGACAGATTCCTCCATGATGCTGAATATTGTGGTGCGGGCGGCTATCGATAAGATGAAAGAGCTGGAGAGCTTCAGCTGGGAGCTCAATACCAAGATGCTAGAAACCGTCTACCTCGGGCTGGCGCAACAACCTAAGCTGACTTCGCTGACTATACGGTTCCCCTCGAGCCGTCACCCTCGACCGACGATCGTCATACCTCCAATGCCTCATCTGCGGCGCTTGGAAATCACCGATATCGACCCTCTCTGCTACCCAGACGACATTTCGACTCTGCTTTGGAAGTCTAAGAAGTTGCAAGAACTCAACCTGCACTGGTCACCTCGAATGAGGGAAGAGCAAGAGCCCAGCGTCATGGTCCATGACTACTTCCGCAAATGCATATCGGCAAAGCAGCCTCTTCGAGTCAAGAAGATAGGGCTTCGGAATTTGTACGCTCTTCATACCGAAGAGTTCAATCTTGCGTTCGATCAAACCATAGTCGAAGATGTCACCATCCTTACTAATGTCAAATCGGACGACTGCAACTTCATGAACACATTTGTTGACAGTACCTGGCCGATTTCTCCGCCTCATATCATCAGGATCAAGAGCATTAGACAGGATCGTTTCAATAGAAGGCATGCGGACTTCCTAGGGAATTTCACTGGATTGGAAAGATTGTATTTCGTCAATGCAACGCCCAATCCGAACGATATGAGATCACCCAAGCACTTGGAATATCCAGCTCCGACCCCACCCTTTGTGGACCATAATCATAACAACCCAGGCAGTGCTCCAGCCTATACTCCCGACACCACCCCATCTTGTTCTCCCGGATTGCAGGCCAGCATCCGTGATGCCTACCTCAATAACATAATCATAAACCACGCTGCAACTCTACGACATCTCTTGCTCCCTTCCTACTGGCCGCTATCATCAAATACGATTGCGCGTATTGTTCACTCTAGCCCGCAACTTGAGCAGCTTGCTTTTGCAACAGAATTTTCCAGCATGGAGACACTAGGGCTACTGCTCCCATTCCTCCGTAACCTAGTTGCTGTGCGCCTTTTAGTTCCAACCGGTGCTACGTCGTCGCCGCAGACGCCACGGCCACCGAAAGCGAGCTTGGGGCGCTTATCGTCATGTCCGGCGGAAGATGTATTCGCATCCGCATTATCTCTCGCAGATATCGTGGAAGCCGACGACGATATCCTTATTGAAAAGTTCTCTGAATCGCTCGCGGATCCACAGGTATTCAGTCAGCTGAGATTTTTCGGTTTCGGCTGGAAAGCATTCGAGCTGCTGGACTACTATACAATCCCCGCTGTCCCTCCCCTTGAGCGTACCGTTGAATCCCAATCACAATCCCCGGCCGATCTAGTGGGCGAGGAG TATATTGACTCCAGCCCCAGTCTGTCAAACCCCGCCCCTAGGGCCAGCACCGAGGACAAGCCAGACTCCTTCGTTGCTAGGCAAACGAAGGCGAGAACATGA